One Malania oleifera isolate guangnan ecotype guangnan chromosome 10, ASM2987363v1, whole genome shotgun sequence genomic region harbors:
- the LOC131165279 gene encoding basic leucine zipper 2 isoform X4, translating into MSRQAHLPPRCPFQKKVAPRSTHEPIPPTPRRGYDLRPQHHKSSSQSSILEEQPAWLDDLLDDSDLNSKGTSHRRSASDSLTLLDGIVDQFPSLTPLNEERSVCNESCSKLESDCMYGPNSPRRRGSLTFSENAIVSALSEYVSQNTMQYIDKSHSISGIACSDLRGDGCRPAGELNAETKTVKRHPGQRSRVRKLQYIAELERTVNVLQGLESELVARVASLRQQHVALSMENGKLKHRVGRLQQEKLLIDGEYHSLRKEVERLKIGLANSSSREGRSYFRSSSAAETVGSDATWQMLDIGKLNLN; encoded by the exons ATGTCAAGGCAAGCTCATCTTCCCCCTCGCTGCCCATTTCAAAAGAAAGTCGCCCCTCGCTCCACACATGAACCTATCCCTCCAACACCGCGAAGAGGTTATGATTTGCGTCCTCAGCACCATAAATCTTCATCCCAAAGCTCCATCCTAGAGGAGCAACCAGCATGGCTTGATGATTTGTTGGATGATTCAGACTTGAATTCAAAAGGAACATCCCATCGACGATCAGCTAGCGATTCATTGACTCTTTTGGATGGCATTGTTGACCAGTTCCCAAGTCTGACTCCCCTTAATGAAGAACGTTCAGTGTGTAATGAAAGTTGTAGTAAGTTGGAATCAGATTGCATGTATGGTCCCAATTCCCCTCGGCGAAGAGGCAGCCTAACCTTCTCAGAGAATGCGATAGTTTCAGCATTATCCGAATATGTTTCTCAAAATACTATGCAGTATATAGATAAGAGTCACAGCATTAGTGGGATTGCCTGCTCTGATTTGAGGGGAGATGGTTGTAGGCCTGCTGGCGAGCTCAACGCAGAAACAAAGACAGTAAAACG GCACCCTGGGCAGCGCTCTAGAGTTCGCAAACTCCAGTACATTGCTGAATTGGAAAGAACTGTCAATGTTCTTCAG GGTTTGGAATCAGAGTTAGTAGCCAGAGTTGCTTCTCTCCGTCAGCAGCATGTTGCTTTGTCCATGGAAAACGGCAAACTAAAGCACCGAGTAGGAAGACTGCAGCAGGAGAAATTGCTCATAGATG GTGAATATCATTCTCTAAGGAAGGAAGTTGAGAGGTTGAAGATTGGTTTAGCAAATTCCTCCAGTAGAGAGGGCAGGAGTTACTTTCGGTCAAGTTCTGCTGCCGAGACAGTTGGATCGGATGCTACTTGGCAGATGTTAGACATAGGTAAACTTAACCTTAATTGA
- the LOC131165279 gene encoding uncharacterized protein At4g06598 isoform X1 encodes MSRQAHLPPRCPFQKKVAPRSTHEPIPPTPRRGYDLRPQHHKSSSQSSILEEQPAWLDDLLDDSDLNSKGTSHRRSASDSLTLLDGIVDQFPSLTPLNEERSVCNESCSKLESDCMYGPNSPRRRGSLTFSENAIVSALSEYVSQNTMQYIDKSHSISGIACSDLRGDGCRPAGELNAETKTVKRHPGQRSRVRKLQYIAELERTVNVLQGLESELVARVASLRQQHVALSMENGKLKHRVGRLQQEKLLIDGEYHSLRKEVERLKIGLANSSSREGRSYFRSSSAAETVGSDATWQMLDIGCRGWRMRGKCQWSKRNRVGYMQLFILNFAG; translated from the exons ATGTCAAGGCAAGCTCATCTTCCCCCTCGCTGCCCATTTCAAAAGAAAGTCGCCCCTCGCTCCACACATGAACCTATCCCTCCAACACCGCGAAGAGGTTATGATTTGCGTCCTCAGCACCATAAATCTTCATCCCAAAGCTCCATCCTAGAGGAGCAACCAGCATGGCTTGATGATTTGTTGGATGATTCAGACTTGAATTCAAAAGGAACATCCCATCGACGATCAGCTAGCGATTCATTGACTCTTTTGGATGGCATTGTTGACCAGTTCCCAAGTCTGACTCCCCTTAATGAAGAACGTTCAGTGTGTAATGAAAGTTGTAGTAAGTTGGAATCAGATTGCATGTATGGTCCCAATTCCCCTCGGCGAAGAGGCAGCCTAACCTTCTCAGAGAATGCGATAGTTTCAGCATTATCCGAATATGTTTCTCAAAATACTATGCAGTATATAGATAAGAGTCACAGCATTAGTGGGATTGCCTGCTCTGATTTGAGGGGAGATGGTTGTAGGCCTGCTGGCGAGCTCAACGCAGAAACAAAGACAGTAAAACG GCACCCTGGGCAGCGCTCTAGAGTTCGCAAACTCCAGTACATTGCTGAATTGGAAAGAACTGTCAATGTTCTTCAG GGTTTGGAATCAGAGTTAGTAGCCAGAGTTGCTTCTCTCCGTCAGCAGCATGTTGCTTTGTCCATGGAAAACGGCAAACTAAAGCACCGAGTAGGAAGACTGCAGCAGGAGAAATTGCTCATAGATG GTGAATATCATTCTCTAAGGAAGGAAGTTGAGAGGTTGAAGATTGGTTTAGCAAATTCCTCCAGTAGAGAGGGCAGGAGTTACTTTCGGTCAAGTTCTGCTGCCGAGACAGTTGGATCGGATGCTACTTGGCAGATGTTAGACATAG
- the LOC131165279 gene encoding basic leucine zipper 2 isoform X2, protein MSRQAHLPPRCPFQKKVAPRSTHEPIPPTPRRGYDLRPQHHKSSSQSSILEEQPAWLDDLLDDSDLNSKGTSHRRSASDSLTLLDGIVDQFPSLTPLNEERSVCNESCSKLESDCMYGPNSPRRRGSLTFSENAIVSALSEYVSQNTMQYIDKSHSISGIACSDLRGDGCRPAGELNAETKTVKRHPGQRSRVRKLQYIAELERTVNVLQGLESELVARVASLRQQHVALSMENGKLKHRVGRLQQEKLLIDGEYHSLRKEVERLKIGLANSSSREGRSYFRSSSAAETVGSDATWQMLDIGAFRISTNAFGASGKVPQSRCVCV, encoded by the exons ATGTCAAGGCAAGCTCATCTTCCCCCTCGCTGCCCATTTCAAAAGAAAGTCGCCCCTCGCTCCACACATGAACCTATCCCTCCAACACCGCGAAGAGGTTATGATTTGCGTCCTCAGCACCATAAATCTTCATCCCAAAGCTCCATCCTAGAGGAGCAACCAGCATGGCTTGATGATTTGTTGGATGATTCAGACTTGAATTCAAAAGGAACATCCCATCGACGATCAGCTAGCGATTCATTGACTCTTTTGGATGGCATTGTTGACCAGTTCCCAAGTCTGACTCCCCTTAATGAAGAACGTTCAGTGTGTAATGAAAGTTGTAGTAAGTTGGAATCAGATTGCATGTATGGTCCCAATTCCCCTCGGCGAAGAGGCAGCCTAACCTTCTCAGAGAATGCGATAGTTTCAGCATTATCCGAATATGTTTCTCAAAATACTATGCAGTATATAGATAAGAGTCACAGCATTAGTGGGATTGCCTGCTCTGATTTGAGGGGAGATGGTTGTAGGCCTGCTGGCGAGCTCAACGCAGAAACAAAGACAGTAAAACG GCACCCTGGGCAGCGCTCTAGAGTTCGCAAACTCCAGTACATTGCTGAATTGGAAAGAACTGTCAATGTTCTTCAG GGTTTGGAATCAGAGTTAGTAGCCAGAGTTGCTTCTCTCCGTCAGCAGCATGTTGCTTTGTCCATGGAAAACGGCAAACTAAAGCACCGAGTAGGAAGACTGCAGCAGGAGAAATTGCTCATAGATG GTGAATATCATTCTCTAAGGAAGGAAGTTGAGAGGTTGAAGATTGGTTTAGCAAATTCCTCCAGTAGAGAGGGCAGGAGTTACTTTCGGTCAAGTTCTGCTGCCGAGACAGTTGGATCGGATGCTACTTGGCAGATGTTAGACATAG
- the LOC131165279 gene encoding basic leucine zipper 2 isoform X5 — protein MSRQAHLPPRCPFQKKVAPRSTHEPIPPTPRRGYDLRPQHHKSSSQSSILEEQPAWLDDLLDDSDLNSKGTSHRRSASDSLTLLDGIVDQFPSLTPLNEERSVCNESCSKLESDCMYGPNSPRRRGSLTFSENAIVSALSEYVSQNTMQYIDKSHSISGIACSDLRGDGCRPAGELNAETKTVKRHPGQRSRVRKLQYIAELERTVNVLQGLESELVARVASLRQQHVALSMENGKLKHRVGRLQQEKLLIDGEYHSLRKEVERLKIGLANSSSREGRSYFRSSSAAETVGSDATWQMLDIEDGG, from the exons ATGTCAAGGCAAGCTCATCTTCCCCCTCGCTGCCCATTTCAAAAGAAAGTCGCCCCTCGCTCCACACATGAACCTATCCCTCCAACACCGCGAAGAGGTTATGATTTGCGTCCTCAGCACCATAAATCTTCATCCCAAAGCTCCATCCTAGAGGAGCAACCAGCATGGCTTGATGATTTGTTGGATGATTCAGACTTGAATTCAAAAGGAACATCCCATCGACGATCAGCTAGCGATTCATTGACTCTTTTGGATGGCATTGTTGACCAGTTCCCAAGTCTGACTCCCCTTAATGAAGAACGTTCAGTGTGTAATGAAAGTTGTAGTAAGTTGGAATCAGATTGCATGTATGGTCCCAATTCCCCTCGGCGAAGAGGCAGCCTAACCTTCTCAGAGAATGCGATAGTTTCAGCATTATCCGAATATGTTTCTCAAAATACTATGCAGTATATAGATAAGAGTCACAGCATTAGTGGGATTGCCTGCTCTGATTTGAGGGGAGATGGTTGTAGGCCTGCTGGCGAGCTCAACGCAGAAACAAAGACAGTAAAACG GCACCCTGGGCAGCGCTCTAGAGTTCGCAAACTCCAGTACATTGCTGAATTGGAAAGAACTGTCAATGTTCTTCAG GGTTTGGAATCAGAGTTAGTAGCCAGAGTTGCTTCTCTCCGTCAGCAGCATGTTGCTTTGTCCATGGAAAACGGCAAACTAAAGCACCGAGTAGGAAGACTGCAGCAGGAGAAATTGCTCATAGATG GTGAATATCATTCTCTAAGGAAGGAAGTTGAGAGGTTGAAGATTGGTTTAGCAAATTCCTCCAGTAGAGAGGGCAGGAGTTACTTTCGGTCAAGTTCTGCTGCCGAGACAGTTGGATCGGATGCTACTTGGCAGATGTTAGACATAG
- the LOC131165279 gene encoding basic leucine zipper 2 isoform X3, whose product MSRQAHLPPRCPFQKKVAPRSTHEPIPPTPRRGYDLRPQHHKSSSQSSILEEQPAWLDDLLDDSDLNSKGTSHRRSASDSLTLLDGIVDQFPSLTPLNEERSVCNESCSKLESDCMYGPNSPRRRGSLTFSENAIVSALSEYVSQNTMQYIDKSHSISGIACSDLRGDGCRPAGELNAETKTVKRHPGQRSRVRKLQYIAELERTVNVLQGLESELVARVASLRQQHVALSMENGKLKHRVGRLQQEKLLIDGEYHSLRKEVERLKIGLANSSSREGRSYFRSSSAAETVGSDATWQMLDIGLRQEKRGSGCS is encoded by the exons ATGTCAAGGCAAGCTCATCTTCCCCCTCGCTGCCCATTTCAAAAGAAAGTCGCCCCTCGCTCCACACATGAACCTATCCCTCCAACACCGCGAAGAGGTTATGATTTGCGTCCTCAGCACCATAAATCTTCATCCCAAAGCTCCATCCTAGAGGAGCAACCAGCATGGCTTGATGATTTGTTGGATGATTCAGACTTGAATTCAAAAGGAACATCCCATCGACGATCAGCTAGCGATTCATTGACTCTTTTGGATGGCATTGTTGACCAGTTCCCAAGTCTGACTCCCCTTAATGAAGAACGTTCAGTGTGTAATGAAAGTTGTAGTAAGTTGGAATCAGATTGCATGTATGGTCCCAATTCCCCTCGGCGAAGAGGCAGCCTAACCTTCTCAGAGAATGCGATAGTTTCAGCATTATCCGAATATGTTTCTCAAAATACTATGCAGTATATAGATAAGAGTCACAGCATTAGTGGGATTGCCTGCTCTGATTTGAGGGGAGATGGTTGTAGGCCTGCTGGCGAGCTCAACGCAGAAACAAAGACAGTAAAACG GCACCCTGGGCAGCGCTCTAGAGTTCGCAAACTCCAGTACATTGCTGAATTGGAAAGAACTGTCAATGTTCTTCAG GGTTTGGAATCAGAGTTAGTAGCCAGAGTTGCTTCTCTCCGTCAGCAGCATGTTGCTTTGTCCATGGAAAACGGCAAACTAAAGCACCGAGTAGGAAGACTGCAGCAGGAGAAATTGCTCATAGATG GTGAATATCATTCTCTAAGGAAGGAAGTTGAGAGGTTGAAGATTGGTTTAGCAAATTCCTCCAGTAGAGAGGGCAGGAGTTACTTTCGGTCAAGTTCTGCTGCCGAGACAGTTGGATCGGATGCTACTTGGCAGATGTTAGACATAG